The Hevea brasiliensis isolate MT/VB/25A 57/8 chromosome 1, ASM3005281v1, whole genome shotgun sequence genome has a window encoding:
- the LOC110663298 gene encoding transcription initiation factor IIF subunit alpha isoform X1: MSFDLMLKPSCSGCGSTTDLYGSNCKHMTLCLTCGKTMAESLGKCYDCGATVTRLIREYNVRVSPDNDKNYFIGRFVTGLPSFSKKKNAENKWSLHKEGLQGRQLTDVLRGKYKNKPWLLEDETGQFQYQGHLEGSQSATYYLLILQGKEFVAIPAGSWYNFNKVAQYKQLTLEEAEEKMKNRRKTADGYQRWMMKAANNGAAAFGEVEKFDDKESGTSGGRGRKKTGGDDEEGNVSERGEEDEEEEAARKNRLGLNKHSGDDDEEGPRGGDHDIDDDDTEKGDDWEHEEIFTDDDEAVGNDPEEREDLAPQVPAPPEIKQDEDDEDEENEEGGLSKSGKELKKLLGRAGGLNDSDAEDDDDDEDMDEDVGVSSVLAPKKDAPKEEPADNSPTKPIPSGSAKGTPSTSKSAKGKRKLNGDDSKASTGGPQKKVKAESELKPTVKEESMPATKSSATPKGAPSSLKTGSTSPVTEEEIRAVLLQNGRVTTQDLVARFRSRLKGSEDKKAFAEILRRISKIQKTGGSSYVVIKR, from the exons ATGTCGTTTGATCTTATGTTGAAGCCATCATGTAGTGGATGTGGATCTACCACAGACTTATATGGAAGCAACTGCAAGCACATGACTCTATGCTTGACTTGTGGGAAAACCATGGCTGAGAGTCTCGGAAAATGTTATGATTGTGGTGCTACAGTAACTCGCTTGATTcgg GAATACAATGTTCGAGTGAGTCCTGACAACGACAAGAACTACTTTATTGGTAGATTTGTGACAGGGCTACCAAGTTTTTCAAAGAAGAAAAATGCTGAGAATAAATGGTCACTGCATAAGGAAGGACTTCAAGGACGTCAACTAACTGATGTGTTGCGG GGGAAATACAAGAATAAACCTTGGTTATTGGAGGATGAAACAGGCCAGTTTCAGTACCAAGGTCATCTTGAAGGTTCACAATCAGCAACTTACTACTTATTGATATTGCAGGGGAAAGAGTTTGTTGCTATTCCTGCCGGTTCTTG GTATAACTTTAACAAGGTTGCTCAATATAAGCAACTTACTTTGGAGGAAGCAGAAGAGAAGATGAAGAACAGGAGAAAAACTGCCGATGGTTATCAAAGATGGATGATGAAAGCTGCAAATAATGGAGCTGCAGCATTTGGTGAAGTGGAAAAGTTTGATGATAAAGAAAGTGGAACATCTGGTGGAAGAGGACGTAAAAAAACAGGTGGTGATGATGAAGAAGGCAATGTGTCTGAAAggggagaagaagatgaagaggaggAGGCAGCAAGGAAAAATAGACTTGGACTCAACAAACATAGTGGTGACGACGATGAGGAAGGTCCAAGGGGAGGAGATCATGATATTGATGATGATGATACTGAGAAAG GTGATGATTGGGAGCATGAAGAAATTTTCACTGATGATGATGAAGCAGTTGGTAATGATCCCGAGGAACGGGAAGACTTGGCCCCTCAGGTTCCTGCTCCTCCAGAAATCAAGCAG GATGAAGATGATGAAGATGAAGAGAATGAGGAAGGTGGATTAAGCAAGTCTGGGAAGGAGttgaagaagctacttgggagagcTGGTGGATTGAATGATTCAGATGcagaagatgatgatgatgatgaggat ATGGATGAAGATGTTGGTGTTTCTTCTGTATTAGCTCCAAAGAAGGATGCACCAAAGGAGGAACCTGCTGACAACAGTCCTACAAAACCAATACCTTCTGGTTCTGCTAAAGGGACCCCATCTACTTCCAAATCAGCAaagggaaaaagaaaattaaatggtGATGATTCAAAAGCATCTACTGGTGGGCCTCAAAAGAAGGTGAAGGCAGAAAGT GAATTAAAACCTACTGTGAAAGAAGAAAGTATGCCTGCTACCAAAAGTAGTGCAACTCCCAAAGGTGCACCATCATCACTGAAAACAGGATCAACATCACCTGTCACTGAAGAAGAGATCAGGGCTGTTTTGTTGCAAAATGGGCGCGTGACTACACAGGATCTTGTTGCTAGGTTCAGATCGCGACTGAAAGGTTCTGAG GATAAGAAGGCTTTTGCAGAAATCCTGAGGAGAATTTCTAAGATTCAGAAGACTGGTGGATCTAGCTATGTTGTTATCAAGAGATAG
- the LOC110663298 gene encoding transcription initiation factor IIF subunit alpha isoform X2 produces MSFDLMLKPSCSGCGSTTDLYGSNCKHMTLCLTCGKTMAESLGKCYDCGATVTRLIREYNVRVSPDNDKNYFIGRFVTGLPSFSKKKNAENKWSLHKEGLQGRQLTDVLRGKYKNKPWLLEDETGQFQYQGHLEGSQSATYYLLILQGKEFVAIPAGSWYNFNKVAQYKQLTLEEAEEKMKNRRKTADGYQRWMMKAANNGAAAFGEVEKFDDKESGTSGGRGRKKTGGDDEEGNVSERGEEDEEEEAARKNRLGLNKHSGDDDEEGPRGGDHDIDDDDTEKGDDWEHEEIFTDDDEAVGNDPEEREDLAPQVPAPPEIKQDEDDEDEENEEGGLSKSGKELKKLLGRAGGLNDSDAEDDDDDEDMDEDVGVSSVLAPKKDAPKEEPADNSPTKPIPSGSAKGTPSTSKSAKGKRKLNGDDSKASTGGPQKKELKPTVKEESMPATKSSATPKGAPSSLKTGSTSPVTEEEIRAVLLQNGRVTTQDLVARFRSRLKGSEDKKAFAEILRRISKIQKTGGSSYVVIKR; encoded by the exons ATGTCGTTTGATCTTATGTTGAAGCCATCATGTAGTGGATGTGGATCTACCACAGACTTATATGGAAGCAACTGCAAGCACATGACTCTATGCTTGACTTGTGGGAAAACCATGGCTGAGAGTCTCGGAAAATGTTATGATTGTGGTGCTACAGTAACTCGCTTGATTcgg GAATACAATGTTCGAGTGAGTCCTGACAACGACAAGAACTACTTTATTGGTAGATTTGTGACAGGGCTACCAAGTTTTTCAAAGAAGAAAAATGCTGAGAATAAATGGTCACTGCATAAGGAAGGACTTCAAGGACGTCAACTAACTGATGTGTTGCGG GGGAAATACAAGAATAAACCTTGGTTATTGGAGGATGAAACAGGCCAGTTTCAGTACCAAGGTCATCTTGAAGGTTCACAATCAGCAACTTACTACTTATTGATATTGCAGGGGAAAGAGTTTGTTGCTATTCCTGCCGGTTCTTG GTATAACTTTAACAAGGTTGCTCAATATAAGCAACTTACTTTGGAGGAAGCAGAAGAGAAGATGAAGAACAGGAGAAAAACTGCCGATGGTTATCAAAGATGGATGATGAAAGCTGCAAATAATGGAGCTGCAGCATTTGGTGAAGTGGAAAAGTTTGATGATAAAGAAAGTGGAACATCTGGTGGAAGAGGACGTAAAAAAACAGGTGGTGATGATGAAGAAGGCAATGTGTCTGAAAggggagaagaagatgaagaggaggAGGCAGCAAGGAAAAATAGACTTGGACTCAACAAACATAGTGGTGACGACGATGAGGAAGGTCCAAGGGGAGGAGATCATGATATTGATGATGATGATACTGAGAAAG GTGATGATTGGGAGCATGAAGAAATTTTCACTGATGATGATGAAGCAGTTGGTAATGATCCCGAGGAACGGGAAGACTTGGCCCCTCAGGTTCCTGCTCCTCCAGAAATCAAGCAG GATGAAGATGATGAAGATGAAGAGAATGAGGAAGGTGGATTAAGCAAGTCTGGGAAGGAGttgaagaagctacttgggagagcTGGTGGATTGAATGATTCAGATGcagaagatgatgatgatgatgaggat ATGGATGAAGATGTTGGTGTTTCTTCTGTATTAGCTCCAAAGAAGGATGCACCAAAGGAGGAACCTGCTGACAACAGTCCTACAAAACCAATACCTTCTGGTTCTGCTAAAGGGACCCCATCTACTTCCAAATCAGCAaagggaaaaagaaaattaaatggtGATGATTCAAAAGCATCTACTGGTGGGCCTCAAAAGAAG GAATTAAAACCTACTGTGAAAGAAGAAAGTATGCCTGCTACCAAAAGTAGTGCAACTCCCAAAGGTGCACCATCATCACTGAAAACAGGATCAACATCACCTGTCACTGAAGAAGAGATCAGGGCTGTTTTGTTGCAAAATGGGCGCGTGACTACACAGGATCTTGTTGCTAGGTTCAGATCGCGACTGAAAGGTTCTGAG GATAAGAAGGCTTTTGCAGAAATCCTGAGGAGAATTTCTAAGATTCAGAAGACTGGTGGATCTAGCTATGTTGTTATCAAGAGATAG